Proteins encoded together in one Acipenser ruthenus chromosome 22, fAciRut3.2 maternal haplotype, whole genome shotgun sequence window:
- the LOC117431666 gene encoding ATP synthase subunit f, mitochondrial-like, producing the protein MADAPVPIAQRRLMDVKLGELPNWAATRDFTPNGILSAVRRGHDRFYNKYINVKRGGIGGVAMLLTGYVVLSYIWEYDHIKHDRWRKYH; encoded by the exons ATGGCTGACGCACCAG TGCCCATTGCACAGAGGAGGCTCATGGATGTGAAACTGGGAGAGCTCCCAAATTGGGCTGCTACTCGGGACTTCACTCCCAATGGAATCCTGTCTGCAGTACGCAGAG GACATGACAGATTCTACAACAAGTACATCAATGTGAAGAGGGGGGGTATCGGTGGTGTTGCCATGCTGCTCACAGGTTACGTTGTCTTGAGCTACATCTGGGAGTATGACCATATCA AACATGACCGCTGGAGGAAGTACCACTAA